The following proteins come from a genomic window of Coregonus clupeaformis isolate EN_2021a chromosome 2, ASM2061545v1, whole genome shotgun sequence:
- the ubr5 gene encoding E3 ubiquitin-protein ligase UBR5 isoform X8, with the protein MTSIHFVVHPLPGTEDQLNDRLREVSEKLNKYNFNSHPHLNLLEQATLKQCVVGPNHAGFLLEDGRVCRISFAVQPDRLELTKPDGNDGSKLSGSGSGTGRSSRPGRTSDPPWFLSGSDTLGRLAGNTLGSRWSSGVNGGSGGGGGGGGGGGGGGSSSVGGAGGGGVGGAVSGGGGGGSSGRSSTAARDSRRQTRVIRTGRDRGSGLLGSQPQPVIPASVIPEELISQAQVVLQGKSRSVIIRELQRTNLDVNLAVNNLLSRDDEDGDDGDDTASESYLPGEDLMSLLDADIHSAHPSVIIDADAMFSEDISYFGYPSFRRSSLSRLGSSRERDSELLRERESVLRLRERRWLDGASFDTERGSTSREGEPSLDKKNIPVQSPVSLGEELQWWPDKDGVKFVSIGSLFSELVAVSSKGELYQWKWSEPEPYRNTQNPSIRHPRVSFLGLTNEKITLLSANSIRATVATETNKVATWMDDTLSSVASKLEHSAQTYPELQGERIVSLHCCALFTCAQLESSLYWWGVVPFSQRKKMLEKARAKNKKPKSSAGISSIPNITVGTQVFVSSLQVCLRNNPLYHAGAVAFSVNAGIPKVGLLLESVWNMNDSCRFQLRSPESLKNMDKTTKTQEIKTESKPELVKTEMGPPPSPASTCSDTSSIASSASLPYKRRRSTPAPKEEEKVNEEQWPLREVVFVEDVKNVPVGKVLKVDGAYVAVKFPGTSSSVSTQPSQPSAAAPITDSDPSSLLQDCRLLRIDELQVVKTGGTPKVPDCFQRTPKKLCIPEKAEILAVNVDSKGVHAVLKTGNWVRYCIFDLATGKAEQENNFPTSNLAFLGQSERNVAIFTAGQDSPVILRDGNGTIYPMAKDCMGGIRDPEWLDLPPIASLGMGVHSLANLPTNSTIKKKAAIIILAVEKQTLMQHVLRCDFEACRQYLVNLEQAVLLEQSPHVLHSFLGHRCDGNRNILHACVSVCFPVSNKETKEEEEAERSERNTFAERLSAVEAIANAISVVSSNSSGNRTGSSSSRGLRLREMMRRSLRAAGLGRHESGPSSSDHQDPVSPPIAPPSWVPDPPPMDPDGDIDFILAPAVGSLTTASTGTSQGPSTSTIPGPSSEPSVVESKDRKANAHLILKLMCDSMVLRPHLRELLSAKDARGMTPFMLAVSGRAYPAAITVLEAAQKMAKVGDPGMTEKVNAETVFMEMICPSGTNPDDSPLYVLCCNDTCSFTWTGAEHINQDIFECRTCGLLESLCCCTECARVCHKGHDCKLKRTSPTAYCDCWEKCKCKTLIAGQKAARLDLLYRLLTTTNLVTSPNSRGEHILLFLVQTVARQSVEHCQYRPPRIREDRNRKAANAEDSDMPDHDLEPPRFAQLALERVLQDWNALKSMIMFGSQENKDPLSASSRIAHLLPEEQVYLNQQSGTIRLDCFTHCLIVKCAPDITVSRFIDTLLGTLVKELQNKYTPGRREEAIVVTRRFLRSVARVFVILSVEMASSKKKNNFIPQPIGKCRRVFQALLPYAVEELCNVAESLIVPVRMGIARPTAPFTLASTSIDAVQGSEELFSVEPLPPRPSPDQSSNPSQTASSYIIRNPQPRRSSQSQPVRGGRDEEQDDIVSADVEEVEVVEGVAGEEDHHEDQEEQGEENAEAEGQHDEHDEDGSDMELDLLAAAETESDSESNHSNQDNASGRRSVVTAATAGSEAGASSVPAFFSEDDSQSNDSSDSDSSSSQSDDVDQETFLLDEPLERTTTASHANSAAQAPRSMQWAVRNTPSQRATGSAPSSSSTPAASSTGLIYIDPSNLRRSSAISTSAAAAAAALEASNSSSYLTSASSLARAYSIVIRQISDLMSLIPKYNHLVYSQYPAAVKLTYQDAVNLQNFVEEKLIPTWNWMVSIMDSTEAQLRYGSALSSAGDPGHPSHPLHASQHSARRERMTAREEASLRTLEGRRSGRAATLLTVRQGMMSARGDFLNYALSLMRSHNDEHSDVLPVLDVCSLKHVAYVFQALIYWIKAMNQQTTLDTTQMDRKRNREILELGLDNEDSEHENDEDTNQSSMLQDKEDDPVPAETGQNHPFFRRSDSMTFLGCIPPNPFEVPLAEAIPLADQPHLLQPNARKEDLFGRPSQGLYSSSYTASKGLAEATLDRSCLEVNMGSSQILPTKMSYSANLKNVMSMETSQRGREDQPMDQELVAPKPGPSPHDLAAQLKSSLLAEIGLTESDGPPLPSFRPHCSFMGMVISHDMLLGRWRLSLELFGRVFMEDVGAEPGSILTELGGFEVKESKFRREMEKLRNLQSRDLALEVDRDRDQLIQQTMRQLNTHFGRRCTTTPMAVHRVKVTFKDEPGEGSGVARSFYTAIALAFLSNDKLPNLDCVQSVSKGMQASSTCHHDYNSSMTLNLMQRLRNRDRERERRSGGLRAGSRRDRDRDSRRQLSIDTRPFRPASEGNPSDEPDPLPAHRQALGERLYPRVHAMQPAFASKITGMLLELSPAQLLLLLASEDSLRARVEEAMELLIAHGRENGADSILDLGLLEAPEKAQQQENRKRHGSTRSVVDMELDDPEDGDDNAPLFYQPGKRGFYSPRPGKNTEARLNCFRNIGRILGLCLLQNELCPITLNRHVIKVLLGRKVNWHDFAFFDPVMYESLRQLIRHSQAGEAEAVFAAMDLAFAIDLCKEEGAGQVELLSGGVNMPVTPLNVYEYVRKYAEHRMLVVAEQPLHAMRKGLLDVLPKNALEDLTAEDFRLLVNGCGEVNVQMLISFTSFNDESGTKTLARIHKESQRENADKLLQFKRWFWSIVEKMSMTERQDLVYFWTSSPSLPASEEGFQPMPSITIRPPDDQHLPTANTCISRLYVPLYSSKQILKQKLLLAIKTKNFGFV; encoded by the exons TTCAAAGTTGAGTGGCAGTGGTTCAGGGACAGGAAGGAGCTCCAGGCCAGGCAGGACTAGTGATCCTCCCTGGTTCCTGTCTGGCTCTGACACACTGGGCAGACTGGCAGGCAACACCCTTGG GAGTCGCTGGAGCTCCGGGGTGAATGGTggatcaggaggaggaggaggaggaggcggtggtggtggtggtggcggcaGCAGCAGTGTAGGAGGTGCagggggaggaggtgtaggaggAGCTGtcagtggaggaggtggtggaggctcTTCCGGGAGGTCGTCTACAGCTGCCCGGGACTCAAGACGTCAGACCAGGGTGATCCGCACGGGGAGGGACCGGGGCTCTGGTCTCCTGGGCAGCCAGCCCCAGCCTGTCATCCCTGCCTCGGTCATCCCAGAGGAACTCATTTCCCAG gcTCAGGTGGTCCTCCAGGGGAAGTCTAGGAGTGTGATCATCCGGGAGCTCCAGAGGACCAACCTGGATGTCAACCTGGCCGTTAACAACCTGCTGAGCAGAGACGATGAGGACGGGGACGATGGAGATGACACAGCCAGCGAGTCCTACCTCCCTGGAG AGGACCTGATGTCTCTGCTGGATGCTGACATCCACTCAGCCCACCCCAGTGTCATCATCGACGCTGACGCCATGTTCTCTGAGGACATCAGCTACTTTGGCTACCCCTCCTTCAGACGCTCCTCCCTGTCCCGCCTGGGCTCCTCGCGAG AGCGCGACTCAGAGCTGTTGCGTGAGCGCGAGTCTGTGTTGAGGTTGCGGGAGCGGAGGTGGCTGGATGGGGCCTCGTTTGACACGGAGAGGGGCTCCACCAGCCGCGAGGGGGAGCCCAGCCTGGACAAGAAGAACATACCCGTccagagccctgtctctctgggcGAGGAGCTGCAGTGGTGGCCTGATAAG GATGGTGTGAAATTTGTGAGCATCGGGTCCTTGTTCTCTGAGCTGGTAGCAGTGAGCTCTAAGGGGGAACTCTACCAGTGGAAGTGGAGTGAACCAGAACCATACAGAAACACGCAG AACCCTTCTATCCGCCACCCCCGGGTGTCCTTCCTGGGCTTGACCAATGAGAAGATCACCCTGCTGTCTGCTAACAGCATCAGAGCCACCGTGGCCACAGAGACCAACAAGGTGGCGACCTGGATGGATGACACCCTGAGCAGCGTGGCGTCCAAGCTGGAACACAGTGCCCAGACCTACCCTGAGCTTCAGGGGGAGCGCATTGTGTCTCTGCACTGCTGTGCCCTCTTCACCTGCGCCCAGCTGGAGAGCAGCCTGTACTGGTG GGGTGTTGTGCCTTTTAGTCAACGGAAAAAGATGCTTGAAAAGGCTAGAGCCAAGAACAAGAAGCCAAAGTCCAGTGCCGGCATCTCCTCAATACCCAACATCACTGTGGGAACGCAG GTGTTTGTGTCCTCTCTCCAGGTGTGCCTGAGGAATAACCCCCTCTACCACGCCGGTGCCGTGGCGTTTTCTGTCAACGCTGGGATCCCCAAGGTGGGACTGCTCCTCGAGTCTGTCTGGAACATGAATGACAGCTGCAGGTTCCAGCTGCGATCGCCAGAGAGCCTCAAGAACATGGACAAGACCACCAAGACCCAGGAGATCAA AACGGAGAGCAAGCCGGAGTTGGTAAAGACTGAGATGGGGCCCCCTCCCTCCCCGGCCTCCACCTGCAGTGACACCTCCTCCATTGCTAGCAGTGCCTCGCTGCCCTACA AACGAAGACGCTCAACCCCGGCTCCcaaagaggaggagaaggtgaaCGAGGAGCAGTGGCCTCTTCGGGAAGTGGTGTTTGTGGAGGATGTTAAAAATGTCCCTGTGGGAAAG GTGCTAAAAGTGGATGGTGCGTATGTAGCTGTGAAGTTTCCAGGGACGTCAAGCAGCGTGAGCACACAGCCGAGTCAGCCTAGTGCTGCGGCTCCCATAACTGACTCTGACCCCTCCTCACTGCTGCAGGACTGTAGGCTGCTCAGAATAGATGAGTTACAG GTGGTAAAAACTGGTGGAACACCTAAAGTTCCAGATTGCTTCCAGCGCACACCTAAAAAACTCTGCATCCCAGAGAAAGCTGAGATTCTGGCTGTGAATGTTGACTCCAAAG GAGTCCACGCAGTGCTGAAGACAGGTAACTGGGTGAGGTACTGTATCTTTGACCTGGCCACAGGCAAAGCAGAGCAGGAGAATAACTTCCCCACCAGTAACCTAGCCTTCCTGGGGCAGAGTGAACGCAACGTGGCTATCTTCACCGCAGGACAG GACTCTCCAGTCATCCTTCGGGATGGGAACGGCACAATTTACCCAATGGCCAAAGACTGTATGGGTGGGATCCGAGACCCTGAGTGGTTGGACCTGCCGCCCATCGCCAGCCTGGGCATGGGGGTGCACTCCCTGGCCAACCTCCCCACCAACTCCACCATCAAGAAGAAAGCTGCTATTATCATATTGGCTGTGGAG AAGCAGACGTTGATGCAGCACGTGCTGCGTTGTGACTTTGAGGCCTGTCGTCAGTACCTGGTGAACCTGGAGCAGGCTGTTCTCCTGGAGCAGAGTCCCCACGTCCTCCACTCCTTCCTGGGCCACCGCTGCGACGGCAACCGCAACATCCTCCACGCCTGCGTCTCCGTCTGCTTCCCCGTCAGCAACAAGGAGaccaaggaggaggaag AAGCTGAACGGTCTGAGAGGAATACGTTTGCAGAGAGACTGTCAGCAGTGGAGGCCATTGCCAACGCTATCTCTGTGGtgtctagcaacagctctgggaACAGGACCGGCTCTTCTAGCAGCAGAGG GCTGCGTCTGAGGGAGATGATGAGGCGCTCTCTGAGAGCAGCGGGGCTTGGCCGTCACGAGTCTGGCCCCTCCTCCAGCGATCACCAGGACCCCGTGTCCCCTCCCATCGCCCCACCCAGCTGGGTGCCCGACCCCCCTCCCATGGACCCAGACGGTGACATAGACTTCATCCTGGCCCCTGCAGTGGGATCTCTCACCACAGCCTCTACAGGGACCAGCCAGGGCCCCAGCACCTCCACTATACCAG GCCCCTCCTCTGAGCCTTCGGTGGTGGAGTCTAAAGACCGCAAGGCCAACGCCCACCTCATCCTCAAACTGATGTGTGACAGCATGGTTCTCAGGCCACACCTCCGCGAGCTGCTCTCCGCTAA ggATGCCCGTGGAATGACCCCGTTCATGCTGGCAGTCAGTGGGAGAGCTTACCCAGCTGCCATCACTGTTCTGGAGGCTGCGCAGAAAATGGCCAAGG tgggaGACCCTGGCATGACGGAGAAGGTGAATGCAGAGACTGTGTTCATGGAGATGATCTGTCCCTCGGGGACCAACCCTGACGACTCTCCTCTCTACGTCCTCTGCTGCAATGACACCTGCAGTTTCACCTGGACAGGAGCTGAACACATCAaccag GATATCTTTGAGTGCCGGACCTGCGGCCTGTTGGAGTCTCTCTGCTGCTGCACTGAGTGTGCCAGGGTGTGTCACAAAGGACACGACTGCAA ACTCAAGAGGACCTCTCCCACTGCGTACTGTGACTGCTGGGAGAAGTGTAAGTGTAAGACGCTGATCGCTGGACAGAAAGCTGCTCGCCTGGACCTTCTCTACAGACTGCTCACCACCACTAACCTGGTCACCAGCCCTAACAGCCG GGGGGAGCATATCCTTCTGTTCCTGGTGCAGACTGTTGCTAGGCAGAGTGTGGAGCACTGCCAGTACCGGCCCCCTCGCATCCGAGAGGACAGGAACCGCAAGGCTGCCAATGCTGAAG ACTCTGACATGCCGGACCATGACCTGGAGCCTCCTCGCTTCGCCCAGCTGGCCCTGGAGAGGGTGCTACAGGACTGGAACGCTCTCAAGTCCATGATCATGTTCGGATCCCAGGAGAATAAAGACCC GCTGAGTGCCAGCAGCCGTATCGCCCATCTCCTTCCAGAGGAGCAGGTGTACCTGAACCAGCAGAGTGGCACCATCCGCCTGGACTGCTTCACACACTGCCTCATCGTCAAGTGTGCCCCTGACATTACAGTAAGTCGG TTTATTGACACCCTGCTGGGGACCTTGGTGAAGGAACTGCAGAACAAGTACACTCCTGGCCGGAGAGAGGAGGCCATCGTCGTCACCAGGAGGTTCCTGCGCTCCGTGGCCAGGGTGTTTGTCATCCTCAGCGTCGAGATGGCCTCGTCCAAAAAGAAAAA TAACTTCATCCCCCAGCCCATTGGGAAGTGCAGGCGTGTCTTCCAGGCCCTGCTGCCCTATGCGGTGGAGGAGCTGTGTAACGTGGCAGAGTCCCTCATCGTGCCTGTGAGGATGGGCATCGCCCGGCCCACCGCCCCCTTCACCCTGGCCAGCACCAGCATTGATGCCGTGCAGGGAAGTGAGGAACTCTTCTCTGTGGAACCCTTGCCACCGAGACCCTCCCCAGACCAGTCCAGCAA tcctaGTCAGACTGCGTCGTCCTACATCATCAGGAACCCCCAGCCTCGCCGCAGCAGCCAGTCCCAGCCggtcagaggagggagagacgagGAGCAGGATGACATTGTGTCTGCTGATGTTGAAGAG GTGGAGGTTGTCGAGGGCGTTGCCGGGGAGGAGGATCACCATGAAGACCAggaggaacagggagaggagaaCGCGGAGGCAGAGGGACAGCATGATGAACATGATGAGGATG GAAGCGACATGGAGTTGGATCTGCTGGCTGCCGCAGAGACCGAGAGTGACAGCGAGAGTAACCATAGCAACCAGGACAATGCCAGCGGGCGGAGGAGTGTTGTCACCGCAGCAACTGCCGGCTCCGAAGCAG gTGCCAGCAGTGTTCCTGCCTTCTTTTCAGAGGACGACTCCCAGTCCAACGACTCAAGCGACTcggacagcagcagcagccagaGCGACGACGTGGATCAGGAGACCTTCCTATTGGACGAGCCCTTGGAGAGGACCACCACCGCCTCGCACGCCAACAGTGCTGCCCAGGCGCCACGCTCCATGCAGTGGGCCGTACGCAACACCCCCAGCCAGAGAGCAACGGGCAGCGCCCCCTCCAGCTCGTCCACCCCTGCTG CGAGCTCCACAGGTCTGATCTACATCGACCCGTCCAACCTGCGGCGTAGCAGCGCCATCAGCACCAGCGCCGCCGCTGCGGCTGCAGCCCTGGAGGCCTCCAACTCGTCCAGCTACCTGACATCAGCCTCCAGCCTGGCCCGGGCCTACAGCATCGTCATCAGACAGATCTCTGACCTGATGAGCCTCATCCCCAAGTACAACCACCTGGTCTACTCCCAGTACCCTGCTGCAGTCAAACTCACCTACCAGGACGCTGTCAACCTGCAG AACTTTGTTGAGGAGAAGCTGATCCCTACGTGGAACTGGATGGTGTCCATCATGGACTCTACAGAGGCTCAGCTGCGTTACGGCTCGGCCCTGTCCTCAGCGGGCGACCCCGGAcacccctcccaccccctccaCGCCTCGCAGCACTCCGCCCGCAGGGAGCGTATGACCGCCCGCGAGGAGGCTAGCCTCCGCACCTTAGAGGGACGCAGGTCTGG GCGTGCGGCCACTCTGCTGACAGTGCGTCAGGGGATGATGTCAGCGCGGGGAGACTTCCTGAACTACGCCCTGTCTCTGATGCGTTCCCATAACGACGAGCACTCTGACGTTCTGCCCGTGCTGGACGTGTGTTCTCTCAAACACGTGGCCTACGTCTTCCAGGCCCTCATCTACTGGATCAAAGCCATGAACCAGCAGACCACTCTGGACACAACACAGATGGACCGCAAGAG GAACCGTGAGATTCTGGAACTGGGACTGGACAATGAAGATTCTGAACATGAGAATGACGAGGACACCAATCAAA gctCCATGCTCCAGGATAAGGAGGATGACCCGGTCCCTGCTGAGACGGGACAGAACCACCCGTTCTTCCGGCGCTCTGACTCCATGACCTTCCTGGGCTGTATCCCCCCCAACCCCTTCGAGGTCCCCCTGGCCGAGGCCATCCCCCTGGCAGACCAGCCTCATCTCTTGCAG CCCAATGCAAGGAAGGAGGATCTGTTTGGCCGTCCTAGTCAGGGCCTGTACTCGTCCTCGTACACAGCAAGCAAAGGCCTGGCCGAGGCCACCCTGGACCGCAGCTGCCTGGAGGTTAACATGGGATCCTCTCAG ATCCTACCCACCAAGATGTCCTACTCAGCCAACCTGAAGAACGTGATGAGTATGGAGACTAGTCAGCGCGGCCGAGAGGACCAGCCCATGGACCAGGAGCTAGTGGCTCCAAAGCCAGGCCCCTCACCGCACGACCTAGCTGCCCAGCTAAAGAGCAGCCTCCTGGCTGAGATAGGCCTCACCGAGAGCGACGGACCCCCGCTCCCTTCCTTTAG accCCACTGTAGTTTCATGGGGATGGTGATCTCCCATGACATGCTGCTGGGCCGCTGGCGTCTGTCTCTGGAGCTGTTCGGACGCGTCTTCATGGAGGACGTTGGAGCAGAGCCTGGATCG ATCCTGACCGAGCTGGGGGGCTTTGAGGTGAAGGAGTCTAAGTTCCGCCGGGAGATGGAGAAACTCCGTAACCTCCAGTCCCGTGACCTTGCCCTGGAGGTGGACCGTGACCGTGACCAGCTGATCCAGCAGACCATGAGGCAGCTCAACACCCACTTTGGCCGGCGCTGCACCACCACACCCATGGCTGTGCACCGCGTCAAGGTCACCTTCAAGGACGAGCCGGGCGAGGGTAGTGGCGTGGCCCGTAGCTTCTACACTGCCATCGCCCTGGCCTTCCTGTCCAATGACAAGCTGCCCAACCTGGACTGTGTGCAGAGTGTCAGCAAGGGCATGCAGGCCAGCAGTACGTGTCATCACGATTACAACTCAAGTATGACATTGA ATCTGATGCAGCGGCTGAGGAACAGAGACCGGGAGAGGGAGCGGAGGAGTGGAGGGCTCCGAGCCGGCTCTAGGAGAGACCGAGACAG gGACTCGAGGAGACAGCTGTCCATTGACACCCGGCCCTTCAGGCCAGCCTCAGAGGGGAACCCCAGTGACGAACCTGACCCCCTGCCTGCCCACAGACAGGCCCTGGGAGAGAGGCTGTACCCCCGCGTCCACGCTATGCAGCCG GCGTTTGCCAGTAAGATCACAGGGATGCTGCTGGAGCTCTCCCCAGCCcagctgctgttgctgctggccAGTGAGGACTCTCTCAGGGCCAGGGTGGAGGAGGCCATGGAGCTGCTCATTGCACATGGAAG gGAAAATGGTGCTGACAGCATACTGGACCTGGGTCTCCTGGAGGCTCCTGAGAAAGCACAG CAGCAGGAGAACCGTAAGCGTCATGGCTCCACCCGCAGTGTGGTGGACATGGAGCTGGATGACCCTGAAGACGGAGACGACAACGCTCCCCTGTTCTACCAGCCTGGGAAGAGAGGATTCTACTCTCCCCGGCCCGGCAAGAACACAGAGGCCAGGCTCAACTGCTTCAGGAACATCGGCAG AATACTAGGGCTGTGTCTGCTGCAGAATGAGCTCTGTCCAATTACCTTGAACAGACATGTCATCAAGGTGCTGCTTGGCAGAAAG gTGAACTGGCATGACTTTGCCTTCTTTGACCCGGTAATGTACGAGAGCCTGCGGCAGTTGATCCGTCACTCTCAGGCTGGAGAGGCGGAGGCTGTGTTTGCAGCCATGGACTTGGCCTTCGCAATAGACCTGTGCAAAGAGGAAGGGGCTGGACAG GTGGAGCTGCTGTCAGGTGGGGTCAACATGCCTGTGACTCCTCTCAATGTTTACGAATACGTGAGGAAGTACGCCGAACACAGGATGCTGGTAGTCGCCGAGCAACCTCTTCAT GCGATGAGGAAGGGTCTGTTGGATGTCCTTCCTAAGAATGCCCTGGAGGACCTGACAGCTGAGGACTTCAGGCTGCTGGTCAACGGCTGTGGAGAGGTCAACGTGCAGATGCTCATCAGCTTCACGTCCTTCAACGATGAATCTGGTACAAAGACCttggcccgtattcacaaagaatCTCAGA GGGAAAATGCTGATAAGTTGTTGCAGTTCAAACGCTGGTTTTGGTCCATCGTGGAGAAGATGAGCATGACTGAGAGGCAAGATCTG gTGTACTTCtggacctccagtccgtctctgCCAGCCAGTGAGGAAGGCTTCCAGCCCATGCCCTCCATCACCATCAGGCCTCCGGACGACCAGCACCTGCCCACGGCCAACACCTGCATCTCGCGCCTCTACGTGCCACTCTACTCCTCCAAACAGATTCTAAAACAGAAACTCTTACTAGCCATTAAGACCAAGAACTTTGGTTTTGTGTAG